One segment of Drosophila mauritiana strain mau12 chromosome 3R, ASM438214v1, whole genome shotgun sequence DNA contains the following:
- the LOC117143602 gene encoding uncharacterized protein LOC117143602 — protein MIGIQKKRPAAGDYVVPNNSALNLQNRPSIYDQTPNQMEKTAKCRYCENMAKNFLYLESLIRNNKDNDKNNKCNLCNSSLKYLEYVNRNIRQVFGNFDSIVQADRALQSKPAMMPKYSVGPAPEKADLRSKGGAIVSQQRSAKSLKSSLKSLKSKTKEKSQKSLKTLKSRKSAKSLKSSRSTKSSKSQKSSLKKIPTKPKSASPKSQISHGKMILKRKFRNKMAGKLGGNKVVRSVSQYRALGSARSKISKGSSHKRLIKQRSTAPPTSINWQLLKRNLPKRPNPVK, from the coding sequence ATGATAGGCATTCAAAAAAAGCGACCAGCCGCCGGAGACTACGTAGTGCCAAACAATTCGGCTCTAAATCTGCAGAATAGGCCCAGTATCTACGATCAAACGCCCAACCAAATGGAGAAGACCGCCAAGTGCCGCTACTGCGAGAACATGGCCAAGAACTTTCTCTACCTGGAGAGCCTGATACGGAACAACAAGGATAACGACAAGAACAACAAGTGCAACTTGTGCAACTCGTCGCTGAAGTACTTGGAGTATGTCAACCGCAATATTCGCCAGGTTTTCGGCAACTTCGATTCAATTGTCCAGGCGGATCGTGCTCTGCAATCCAAGCCGGCCATGATGCCCAAATACTCGGTGGGCCCGGCTCCGGAAAAGGCTGATCTGCGCTCCAAGGGTGGTGCCATTGTCTCCCAGCAAAGGTCGGCCAAAAGCCTCAAGTCCAGCCTAAAATCCCTCAAATCCAAGACCAAGGAGAAGAGCCAGAAGTCATTGAAGACGCTTAAATCGCGTAAATCTGCCAAATCACTCAAGTCCTCCAGGTCCACGAAGTCGAGCAAATCGCAGAAGTCATCCCTCAAGAAAATTCCAACCAAACCGAAGAGCGCGAGTCCCAAGAGCCAAATCAGCCATGGCAAGATGATATTGAAGCGCAAATTCCGGAACAAGATGGCTGGCAAGTTGGGCGGCAACAAAGTGGTACGCAGTGTCAGTCAGTACCGCGCCCTGGGTTCCGCCCGCTCCAAAATCTCGAAGGGATCTAGCCACAAGAGGCTGATCAAGCAGCGGTCCACCGCTCCACCGACCAGCATCAACTGGCAGCTCCTCAAACGAAACCTGCCCAAGCGGCCCAATCCAGTGAAGTAG